One Parasphingorhabdus cellanae genomic region harbors:
- a CDS encoding efflux transporter outer membrane subunit, whose product MALLASGCVSMAPDSKAPEIAAGVPQQYSKTDAIGAYEPVQWWTSFQDPILNAVLDEALAKNLDLAEAAARLRAAEAQARVSRSGLFPQISADLNSSYSDTPTAGTGFGGGAGASRFQVESYTSGLGFSYEVDLWGKLRDDARAGRADAVAAAADLQAARLAVMAEVITSYFDIVDARDQIALTTKIIDVLGDRVEQTENRYRRGLVTSFELYQVRQDFRNIQASLPQRESQLTATEGQLAVLIGRYTDNMDQFLGQKLAPRLIFTAIPSGLPIDLLAQRPDIYAEGQRLEAARFNLGARKAERFPSISLSGGTGTQAGNPSGLFDIFDKWVLNLGAGLTAPLFQGGRIRANIEAADAQYAQQAAVYARTVLTAYQEVGAAIEGYEEERQRYRFLFFQLDEANAAAQLQSRRFAAGVGSYVDYLDALRAQYQVQSSLSSAARDVALARLAVHRALGGSWDQPVSPISDTGDDDPKAEASEIRGDE is encoded by the coding sequence ATGGCGTTGCTGGCGAGCGGTTGCGTGAGCATGGCACCCGATTCAAAGGCGCCGGAAATTGCTGCTGGGGTGCCGCAGCAATATAGCAAAACCGATGCCATCGGTGCTTATGAACCAGTCCAGTGGTGGACATCGTTTCAGGACCCGATTCTCAATGCGGTGCTGGATGAAGCACTTGCCAAAAACCTCGACCTCGCCGAGGCCGCCGCTCGGCTGCGCGCCGCAGAAGCGCAAGCGCGTGTGTCGAGAAGTGGTCTATTCCCGCAAATTAGCGCGGACCTGAACAGCAGCTATTCCGATACGCCGACGGCTGGAACCGGATTCGGCGGAGGTGCCGGGGCATCTCGGTTTCAAGTTGAAAGCTATACATCCGGGCTGGGTTTTTCCTACGAGGTCGATTTATGGGGCAAGCTGCGCGATGATGCGCGCGCCGGCCGGGCGGACGCTGTTGCCGCAGCGGCTGATCTGCAAGCCGCGCGCCTTGCCGTAATGGCAGAGGTGATCACCAGCTATTTTGATATTGTCGATGCTCGTGATCAAATTGCCCTGACCACCAAGATTATTGATGTGCTGGGAGACAGGGTCGAGCAAACCGAAAACCGTTATCGCCGCGGTCTTGTGACTTCCTTCGAACTCTATCAGGTTCGACAGGATTTCCGCAATATTCAAGCCAGTTTGCCGCAGCGCGAAAGCCAGTTGACCGCGACCGAGGGGCAATTGGCTGTGTTGATCGGACGCTATACCGATAATATGGATCAGTTCCTGGGACAAAAGCTGGCGCCGCGGTTGATCTTTACCGCCATCCCCTCCGGGCTGCCAATCGACTTATTGGCCCAGCGGCCGGACATCTATGCAGAGGGGCAGCGACTGGAAGCGGCGCGGTTCAATCTCGGCGCGCGCAAAGCAGAACGGTTTCCATCGATCAGTCTTTCTGGCGGTACCGGAACCCAGGCAGGGAACCCATCGGGGCTGTTTGACATTTTCGACAAATGGGTACTCAATCTGGGTGCCGGCTTGACTGCGCCCTTATTTCAAGGTGGCAGGATCAGAGCCAATATTGAGGCGGCCGATGCACAATATGCGCAGCAGGCGGCGGTCTATGCGCGCACCGTACTGACCGCATATCAGGAGGTTGGGGCCGCCATTGAAGGCTATGAAGAAGAGCGGCAACGGTACCGTTTTCTCTTTTTCCAGCTTGATGAAGCAAATGCCGCAGCGCAGCTGCAATCGCGCCGCTTTGCTGCCGGCGTTGGCAGCTATGTCGATTATCTGGATGCTTTAAGAGCGCAATATCAGGTGCAATCGTCCTTATCTTCAGCAGCCCGCGATGTGGCACTGGCCCGATTGGCCGTGCACCGCGCGCTTGGTGGCAGCTGGGACCAGCCTGTTTCCCCGATATCAGATACCGGCGATGATGATCCAAAGGCTGAAGCATCAGAAATTAGAGGAGACGAATAG
- a CDS encoding efflux RND transporter periplasmic adaptor subunit: protein MHRQRVIGGLILLAAIAIAALLIFLRAGPEEKPPEENIPLVQAQPLEIRSGNLMVRGSGTIRAREELTLSAEVAGKLVYVNPRLREGQSVSRGTTLFRIDTSDYRNAVQTAQADVASQNVAVMEAREEVSLAKAELARFQQRGASSNAYASVDDSDYAARILPPDMLTQNQRPDSPQTGSGGATNGLATREPQLQSARAALRRAQAQLSDAQTALRRTTVRAPFSGVVRSEEIALGSYVAPGQSLGTMVGTADFEAVIPLSETEAALIPALWRPGGNRIEASVYSDYGGTRYRWQAFVDRANSVLNPQTRTIDVFLRIPNPLRGGAPAVVQKEGQESAGASGAPPLFVGSFVDAEITGRALDQYAVLPLEALRPGNQIWLVQNGKLRIVDVEIYQRTDTQALIGTAGLGAKPRVILGTLKTATDGQRVRVAEDRNAAAKAGKAKTGKPKTTKSETDKTE, encoded by the coding sequence GTGCATCGGCAACGCGTCATTGGCGGCCTGATCCTGCTTGCAGCAATTGCGATTGCCGCGCTGCTTATTTTTTTGCGGGCCGGGCCGGAAGAGAAACCGCCGGAAGAAAATATTCCACTGGTACAGGCACAGCCATTGGAAATTCGGTCTGGTAATTTGATGGTGCGAGGGTCCGGTACGATTCGCGCCCGCGAAGAACTTACGCTGTCAGCAGAGGTCGCTGGCAAACTGGTTTACGTTAATCCCCGCTTGCGCGAAGGTCAAAGCGTATCTCGCGGTACAACTTTGTTTCGGATCGATACATCGGACTATCGCAACGCGGTCCAGACCGCCCAAGCGGACGTGGCGTCCCAAAATGTCGCGGTCATGGAAGCGCGTGAGGAAGTATCACTGGCAAAGGCGGAGCTGGCTCGGTTTCAGCAGCGCGGTGCCAGCAGCAACGCCTATGCCAGCGTCGACGACAGTGATTATGCCGCGCGTATTTTACCGCCTGATATGCTGACCCAAAACCAGCGCCCCGATAGCCCGCAGACCGGCAGCGGTGGGGCAACTAATGGCTTGGCGACGCGGGAGCCACAATTGCAATCTGCGCGCGCTGCGCTGCGCCGTGCCCAGGCGCAACTGTCCGATGCGCAGACAGCATTAAGGCGTACAACTGTTCGCGCACCGTTTTCGGGTGTGGTGCGGTCAGAGGAAATTGCACTGGGCAGCTATGTTGCGCCCGGCCAATCGCTTGGCACTATGGTTGGTACGGCGGATTTTGAGGCGGTTATTCCGCTCTCGGAAACCGAAGCTGCGTTGATCCCGGCGCTGTGGCGGCCCGGCGGCAACAGGATCGAGGCGTCGGTCTATTCCGACTATGGCGGGACCCGCTATCGCTGGCAGGCTTTTGTCGATCGTGCCAATAGCGTCCTCAATCCGCAAACACGGACCATCGATGTTTTCTTGCGCATTCCGAATCCGCTTCGCGGTGGCGCTCCGGCAGTCGTGCAAAAAGAAGGGCAAGAATCAGCAGGCGCATCGGGTGCCCCGCCACTATTTGTTGGCAGCTTCGTCGATGCTGAAATAACCGGCCGGGCCCTTGACCAATATGCGGTTCTGCCATTGGAGGCGCTACGGCCGGGCAATCAGATATGGCTGGTACAAAACGGAAAGCTGCGCATTGTTGATGTGGAAATCTATCAGCGCACCGACACACAGGCGCTTATAGGCACTGCCGGTCTGGGCGCGAAACCCCGTGTGATTTTAGGAACATTGAAGACAGCTACGGATGGCCAGCGGGTGCGGGTTGCCGAAGACAGAAACGCCGCCGCAAAAGCTGGTAAAGCTAAGACGGGAAAACCCAAAACCACCAAATCCGAAACAGATAAAACAGAATGA
- a CDS encoding efflux RND transporter permease subunit, translating into MTETADQSSSPPSGPETPSEEVMKQRGIVAFMARNGVAANLLMLFFFIAGIASFGTIVQEVFPENSLDTVQVSVTYPGATPDEVEESIVQKIEEAVEAVDGVKKVTANAREGSGTVSVELELGTDIDRALDDVKAEIDQIQTFPDEAEEPDVRELTTRQSVIRIAIFGDVSETALKEVAYQLEDSLAALDEVSFVDTSSIRDYELSIEVPQNTLQAFGLSLNDISQTVAASSLDSPAGSIDTNSEEVRVRTLGQNYNQQNFEDIVLVSNENGALIRLGQVATIKDGFEDADLLPLYNGKPVAFVEVFRTSDERVLDVAEAVRAHLENDFADTLPEGVSYAIWSDDSELLNDRLSLLLKNAAIGLFLVLLALTLFLDIRLAMWTAVGIGVTFIGAIYLLDLAGSSINMFSLFGFILALGLVVDDAIVVGENIYAQRENGRTGLGASITGARRVTVPVIFAVLTTVAAFSPLFAIGGVIGKLVADIPLVVIAVLALSLIECLLILPYHLSHLPAPGTPNMNMVTRFFERLQAKVDKHYQAFVDGPLDRALNFSLRMPFVIVAGAVATLILFASFIPAGIIKVGFFPSVESDIVTASLEMPAGTTIEQTERIARLIEEGGRKAYADYEAQQDEDEPSPLRGIFTSVGQAAADGGPQPGGGTLSANLASVQFSFIPGDQRKLDAKAFENAWRDTVGPLVEARSLVFASELISVGAPVNVQLSDPDPAIVDAASEQLMAELARFSGVFDIETDQDEGLQEIQLRLKPAARTLGVTLQDVALQVRAAFFGSEALRVQRGREDVRVYIRLPEEERNSIADVERFRVRVPGGEVALATLADVSFGEAPSIIRRTDGRRITTITADLDEDVVTGQEIAEALNNDIMPRLQADYPQLLYTLGGEQEEQAESFGDLTTAFLFALLAIYALLAIPFRSYVQPLIIMAVIPFGIIGALIGHILLGLQLVVLSIFGIIALSGVIVNGSLVMIDFINENLRNGMPIEEAIISGAKSRFRPIMLTSLTTFLGVAPITFETSLQAQFLIPMSASLGFGVLFGAFILQLLIPALALLEHRGKLWLKKWWSERGGDLSEASAET; encoded by the coding sequence ATGACCGAAACGGCGGATCAATCCAGTTCACCACCGTCCGGGCCGGAAACGCCTAGCGAAGAAGTGATGAAGCAGCGCGGCATTGTCGCGTTTATGGCTCGCAACGGTGTGGCCGCCAATTTGCTGATGCTGTTCTTCTTCATTGCCGGCATCGCTTCGTTTGGCACTATTGTGCAGGAAGTTTTTCCGGAAAACAGTCTCGATACGGTGCAGGTCAGCGTCACCTACCCAGGTGCTACGCCCGATGAAGTCGAAGAGTCGATCGTCCAGAAAATCGAAGAAGCGGTGGAAGCTGTTGACGGGGTTAAAAAGGTGACAGCCAACGCCCGGGAAGGGTCGGGCACGGTTTCGGTTGAACTGGAATTGGGTACGGATATCGACCGCGCATTGGACGATGTGAAGGCTGAAATCGACCAGATTCAGACTTTTCCCGATGAAGCGGAAGAACCCGATGTTCGTGAGTTGACCACCCGGCAAAGCGTCATAAGGATCGCGATATTTGGCGATGTTTCGGAAACCGCGTTGAAAGAAGTCGCTTATCAACTCGAAGACTCTCTTGCCGCTCTGGATGAAGTGTCCTTTGTCGATACCAGTTCCATCCGGGACTATGAGCTTTCTATCGAAGTACCGCAAAACACGCTGCAAGCCTTTGGTCTGTCCCTGAATGATATCTCGCAAACCGTCGCCGCGAGCAGCCTTGATAGCCCGGCCGGTTCGATTGATACGAATAGTGAAGAAGTGCGCGTGCGTACGCTCGGGCAAAATTATAATCAGCAGAATTTCGAAGATATTGTGTTGGTGAGCAATGAAAATGGCGCGCTCATCAGGCTGGGTCAGGTCGCGACGATCAAGGACGGTTTCGAAGATGCCGATCTGTTGCCGCTATATAATGGCAAGCCGGTGGCTTTTGTCGAAGTCTTTCGAACCAGCGATGAACGCGTGCTGGACGTGGCCGAAGCGGTGCGAGCGCATCTGGAAAATGATTTTGCGGATACGTTGCCCGAAGGTGTTTCCTATGCGATCTGGAGCGACGATTCGGAGCTGCTCAACGACCGTCTGAGCTTGCTTTTGAAAAATGCTGCCATCGGTCTGTTTCTGGTATTGCTGGCGCTGACCCTGTTTCTCGATATCCGGCTGGCGATGTGGACTGCGGTCGGTATTGGCGTGACATTTATCGGGGCGATCTATCTGCTGGATCTGGCGGGTTCGAGCATCAACATGTTCTCGCTATTCGGTTTCATCCTCGCGCTTGGCCTCGTGGTTGATGACGCGATTGTGGTGGGCGAGAATATCTATGCGCAGCGCGAGAATGGCCGAACGGGTCTTGGTGCCTCCATAACAGGTGCGCGCCGGGTTACGGTGCCGGTGATCTTCGCTGTGCTGACCACCGTCGCGGCCTTCTCACCCCTTTTTGCCATTGGCGGCGTGATCGGCAAGCTGGTTGCTGATATTCCGCTGGTGGTGATCGCAGTCCTTGCGCTCTCATTGATCGAATGTCTGCTCATCTTGCCTTATCATCTTAGCCATTTGCCTGCTCCGGGTACACCGAATATGAATATGGTCACGCGGTTTTTTGAGCGACTACAGGCAAAGGTGGACAAGCATTATCAAGCCTTTGTCGATGGTCCGCTCGACCGGGCGCTCAATTTCTCTCTGCGCATGCCTTTTGTTATCGTGGCCGGGGCGGTTGCGACATTGATCTTGTTCGCTTCTTTCATTCCAGCGGGTATTATCAAAGTCGGTTTCTTCCCCTCGGTAGAGTCGGATATCGTCACAGCTAGTCTGGAAATGCCAGCCGGGACCACCATTGAACAGACAGAGAGAATAGCGCGGTTGATCGAGGAAGGCGGGCGCAAGGCCTATGCCGACTATGAAGCCCAGCAAGATGAGGATGAACCTTCACCCCTACGCGGCATATTTACCAGCGTTGGACAGGCAGCAGCTGATGGCGGCCCGCAACCTGGTGGCGGCACGCTGTCAGCCAACCTTGCCAGCGTGCAATTTAGTTTTATCCCCGGGGACCAGCGAAAACTGGACGCCAAGGCATTTGAAAATGCGTGGCGGGATACGGTGGGACCGCTCGTTGAAGCGCGTTCGCTTGTTTTTGCGTCCGAACTGATTTCGGTCGGTGCACCGGTGAATGTGCAGCTTTCTGATCCCGACCCGGCAATTGTCGACGCTGCGTCTGAGCAGTTAATGGCAGAGCTTGCCCGCTTTTCTGGTGTATTCGATATTGAAACCGATCAGGACGAAGGATTGCAGGAAATACAGCTGCGCCTGAAACCGGCGGCACGGACTTTGGGCGTGACGTTGCAGGATGTCGCGTTGCAAGTACGCGCCGCGTTTTTCGGTAGCGAGGCGCTGCGTGTTCAGCGCGGGCGCGAAGATGTCCGGGTCTATATCCGCTTACCTGAAGAAGAACGCAATTCAATCGCGGACGTTGAACGGTTTCGCGTGCGGGTGCCTGGCGGTGAAGTCGCGCTGGCAACGCTGGCGGACGTGTCTTTTGGCGAAGCACCATCGATCATTCGCCGGACCGATGGTCGCCGGATAACCACGATCACGGCCGATCTCGATGAAGATGTGGTCACGGGGCAGGAAATAGCCGAGGCATTGAACAATGATATCATGCCGCGTTTGCAGGCCGATTATCCGCAGCTCCTATACACGCTCGGCGGAGAGCAGGAAGAACAGGCGGAATCCTTTGGTGATTTGACTACCGCCTTCCTCTTTGCATTGCTTGCCATCTATGCGCTGCTCGCCATTCCCTTTCGTTCCTATGTACAGCCCCTGATCATCATGGCCGTCATACCCTTTGGCATTATCGGCGCACTGATCGGGCATATCCTGCTCGGACTGCAATTGGTGGTGCTGAGTATATTCGGGATTATCGCACTGTCGGGTGTGATCGTGAACGGGTCGCTGGTCATGATTGACTTTATCAACGAAAATCTTCGCAATGGCATGCCGATCGAAGAAGCGATTATTAGCGGCGCGAAATCGCGCTTTCGTCCGATCATGCTGACCTCGCTAACCACATTTTTGGGTGTTGCACCGATCACTTTTGAGACCAGTCTGCAGGCGCAATTCCTTATCCCGATGTCGGCCAGTCTCGGTTTCGGTGTCCTGTTTGGTGCTTTCATTCTCCAGTTACTGATCCCAGCGCTGGCGCTGCTGGAGCATCGCGGAAAATTGTGGTTGAAAAAATGGTGGAGTGAGCGCGGCGGAGATCTGTCAGAAGCTTCCGCTGAGACTTGA
- a CDS encoding Lrp/AsnC family transcriptional regulator has protein sequence MSKRGLDAKDIQLLRALKTNARASLVSLARDIDLSRSSTHDRITRLEELGVIKGYTINIDRTQLPLTRAFLTIRFSAGSSQNELAQIVHQMLGVEAAYCLSGDLDMFVYCECESVEELSELRDQLAQHNGVTEITTRQVLASSVS, from the coding sequence ATGAGTAAACGTGGCTTGGATGCGAAAGACATTCAGCTTCTCAGAGCGCTAAAGACAAATGCTCGAGCAAGTCTTGTTTCGCTGGCGCGAGATATTGATCTGTCGAGAAGTTCAACTCATGACCGGATAACCAGACTAGAAGAACTTGGGGTCATCAAGGGCTATACAATTAACATTGACCGCACGCAGCTGCCGTTGACACGGGCATTTCTGACCATTCGCTTCTCGGCTGGATCATCTCAAAACGAGCTTGCTCAAATTGTTCATCAAATGCTTGGCGTTGAAGCGGCTTATTGTCTTTCCGGTGACCTGGATATGTTTGTCTATTGCGAGTGCGAGAGCGTGGAAGAACTGTCGGAGTTACGTGACCAACTAGCACAGCACAACGGTGTTACTGAGATAACGACACGTCAGGTATTGGCCTCTTCTGTCTCGTGA
- a CDS encoding MerR family transcriptional regulator yields the protein MTKDSGAFRTIGELSKELNIKPHILRYWEDQFGMLQPLKRAGSRRHYRPEDVEMVKTINRLLNEEGYTIKGARKALTGRKTQPAKDVTPQASVASEGPMAPTVKEDNGVMLKELKTIRDRLSSALSQA from the coding sequence ATGACCAAAGACAGCGGCGCATTCCGAACCATAGGAGAGCTTTCCAAAGAGCTGAACATCAAACCGCATATCTTGCGCTATTGGGAAGACCAGTTCGGAATGCTCCAGCCGCTGAAACGGGCGGGATCAAGGCGGCATTATCGGCCCGAAGATGTCGAGATGGTGAAGACCATCAACCGCCTGCTCAATGAAGAAGGCTATACGATCAAGGGGGCGCGGAAAGCTCTGACGGGGCGTAAGACGCAACCTGCGAAAGATGTGACTCCGCAAGCATCTGTCGCTTCGGAGGGTCCAATGGCCCCAACTGTCAAAGAGGATAATGGTGTGATGCTCAAAGAGCTGAAAACCATCCGCGACCGATTGTCGAGTGCGCTTAGCCAGGCTTAG
- a CDS encoding glycine-rich domain-containing protein, with amino-acid sequence MKKEEIMAQIISIDLVAAAKRSADIPGEYTHDDIVRAVSQYEKFLTLAAKYKETALIPTKQIDMIWHLHMLNPRDYYHDCMALFGQILDHEAGFGERQSEKAAHAVALDITAALWKKEFGESYLVNSGSDQGDTASCMADVSCRSVASCMADSRCTARIAGPVSTHHFAEGAAAA; translated from the coding sequence ATAAAAAAGGAAGAGATAATGGCTCAGATTATATCTATCGATTTGGTTGCAGCAGCGAAACGGTCCGCTGATATACCCGGCGAATATACCCATGATGATATTGTTCGTGCGGTCAGCCAATATGAGAAATTCCTGACGCTCGCCGCCAAATATAAAGAAACGGCGCTGATTCCGACTAAGCAGATTGACATGATCTGGCATTTGCACATGCTCAATCCACGCGATTACTATCATGATTGCATGGCGCTGTTCGGTCAAATTCTTGATCACGAAGCGGGCTTCGGAGAGCGCCAAAGCGAGAAGGCTGCCCATGCCGTGGCGCTCGATATAACCGCTGCTTTATGGAAAAAGGAATTTGGTGAAAGCTATCTGGTCAATAGCGGATCTGATCAAGGCGATACTGCTTCCTGCATGGCAGATGTCTCGTGTCGATCTGTTGCTTCTTGCATGGCGGATAGCCGGTGCACGGCACGCATAGCCGGCCCGGTATCTACGCATCACTTTGCCGAAGGCGCTGCCGCCGCGTAA
- a CDS encoding thioesterase family protein gives MTKTTDKMMTLTELLNQCGSGGEANPVIVPQGWTQGRTAFGGLSTAIAYHAASHIEDALPGLRSAQIAFTGPLFGALTAETKMLRRGRNTAFVQSELFGDKGLGLHCNFIFASERETEVKSHDMTPPDFPPLPKEQDLHSGPEQFFTSKMEFVGKRIDTSIKTNRLTRWMRLADRDGLDPMAEILCMGDSLPPSIMGMLDKNAMVSSMNWQVNIIADHPSTTDGWWLIDSQTHHADHGASSQFMSIWNSDQQLIATGMQSVAYYA, from the coding sequence ATGACCAAAACTACCGACAAAATGATGACTTTAACGGAATTATTGAACCAATGCGGATCAGGCGGCGAGGCGAATCCAGTAATCGTGCCGCAAGGATGGACGCAAGGGCGAACGGCTTTTGGCGGTCTTTCGACGGCCATCGCCTATCACGCCGCGAGCCATATCGAAGACGCCCTGCCCGGCCTCCGTTCGGCGCAAATTGCCTTTACCGGCCCGCTATTCGGTGCATTGACCGCTGAAACAAAAATGCTCCGCCGCGGCCGCAATACCGCCTTTGTCCAATCCGAACTATTTGGTGATAAGGGACTCGGCCTGCATTGCAATTTTATCTTTGCCAGCGAGCGGGAAACAGAAGTCAAAAGCCATGACATGACCCCGCCGGACTTTCCGCCACTCCCCAAAGAACAAGATTTGCACAGCGGACCGGAACAGTTTTTCACATCAAAGATGGAATTTGTCGGCAAGCGGATTGATACCAGCATCAAGACCAACCGATTGACACGCTGGATGCGGCTGGCTGACCGCGATGGCCTCGATCCGATGGCGGAGATTTTGTGCATGGGCGACAGCCTGCCGCCCTCTATCATGGGAATGCTCGACAAGAATGCGATGGTCAGCTCGATGAATTGGCAAGTCAATATTATCGCTGACCATCCATCAACAACCGACGGCTGGTGGCTGATCGATTCACAGACCCATCATGCCGATCACGGCGCCAGCAGCCAGTTCATGAGTATCTGGAACAGCGATCAGCAGTTAATTGCAACCGGCATGCAAAGCGTGGCTTATTACGCTTGA
- a CDS encoding integration host factor subunit alpha has product MSYSSTLTRADLSDTMNRQVGLSRADSAVMVESILDHMINALVSGENVKISGFGTFVLRDKGERTGRNPKTGVEVPIAPRRVLTFRASQTMRDRIIAAG; this is encoded by the coding sequence ATGAGCTATAGCAGTACTCTTACACGTGCCGATCTTTCCGATACAATGAATCGCCAGGTTGGCCTGTCGCGCGCAGACAGCGCGGTCATGGTAGAGTCGATTTTGGACCACATGATTAACGCGCTGGTTAGTGGGGAAAATGTGAAAATTTCCGGCTTTGGCACCTTTGTTCTGCGTGACAAGGGAGAGCGGACTGGTCGTAATCCCAAAACTGGTGTGGAAGTGCCGATCGCACCCCGCCGGGTCCTGACTTTCCGCGCCAGCCAGACCATGCGCGACCGCATTATTGCGGCCGGGTAA